In Stenotrophomonas sp. ESTM1D_MKCIP4_1, a single genomic region encodes these proteins:
- a CDS encoding TlpA disulfide reductase family protein gives MIRSPLLKALPLALLLALAACKPAQAPTPASSTPPAQAPTPTAPAEAAPADENPAERTTADFPTLKMKAIDGSEYDLAAHRGKWVVVNFWATWCAPCRKEMPELSALHAMRSNIEVVGLAYEDIETPEMQSFLAKHPVTYPIVVVDPFDPPADFAIPRGLPLTHLIDPNGKVAHTFLGPVTATDIEQQIAAAK, from the coding sequence ATGATCCGCTCGCCCCTGTTGAAGGCCCTGCCGCTCGCCCTGCTGCTGGCCCTGGCCGCCTGCAAGCCTGCGCAGGCGCCGACCCCGGCCAGCAGCACGCCGCCCGCCCAGGCGCCGACGCCGACGGCCCCGGCTGAGGCGGCCCCCGCGGATGAGAACCCGGCCGAGCGCACCACGGCCGATTTCCCGACGCTGAAGATGAAAGCCATCGACGGCAGCGAGTACGACCTGGCCGCGCACCGTGGCAAGTGGGTGGTGGTGAATTTCTGGGCGACCTGGTGCGCCCCGTGCCGCAAGGAGATGCCGGAGCTGTCGGCGCTGCATGCCATGCGCAGCAACATCGAGGTGGTGGGCCTGGCCTACGAAGACATTGAAACGCCGGAGATGCAGTCGTTCCTGGCCAAGCACCCGGTGACCTATCCCATCGTGGTGGTCGATCCGTTCGACCCGCCGGCCGATTTCGCGATCCCCCGTGGCCTGCCGCTGACCCACCTCATCGACCCCAACGGCAAGGTCGCCCACACGTTCCTCGGTCCGGTCACCGCCACCGACATCGAACAACAGATCGCAGCGGCGAAGTAG
- the ppk2 gene encoding polyphosphate kinase 2, whose product MGKLKRKEYDELLQPLQLELTAMARWVQHSGQRLLVLFEGRDTAGKGGAIQAISQHLNPRQCRVVALPKPTDRESTQWYFQRYASHLPAAGEIVLMDRSWYNRAGVERVMGYCSESEYQQFLHQAPVFEQLLVDDGILLFKYWLCVDQEQQEKRFSERHSDPLKGWKLSPVDLKSRSKYSAYTEAREAMLRATHRDAAPWTLVDFNDQRLGRLSLVRNLLDRLPDTRVNEPVLDLPKLKGKLHVEHYDVLKPIEDFPVE is encoded by the coding sequence ATGGGCAAGCTCAAGCGCAAGGAGTACGACGAACTGCTGCAGCCCCTGCAGCTGGAACTGACCGCGATGGCGCGCTGGGTGCAGCACAGCGGGCAACGCCTGCTGGTGCTGTTCGAGGGCCGCGACACCGCCGGCAAGGGCGGCGCGATCCAGGCCATCAGCCAGCATCTCAACCCGCGCCAGTGCCGGGTGGTCGCGCTGCCCAAGCCGACGGACCGTGAATCCACCCAGTGGTACTTCCAGCGCTATGCCAGCCACCTGCCCGCGGCGGGCGAGATCGTGCTGATGGACCGCAGCTGGTACAACCGCGCCGGTGTTGAACGGGTGATGGGTTACTGCAGCGAGAGCGAGTACCAGCAGTTCCTGCACCAGGCACCGGTGTTCGAGCAGCTGCTGGTGGACGACGGCATCCTGTTGTTCAAGTACTGGCTGTGCGTGGACCAGGAACAGCAGGAGAAGCGCTTCTCCGAACGCCACAGCGATCCGTTGAAGGGCTGGAAGCTGTCGCCGGTGGACCTGAAGTCACGCAGCAAGTACAGCGCGTACACCGAGGCGCGCGAGGCGATGCTGCGGGCAACCCACCGCGATGCCGCGCCGTGGACGCTGGTGGACTTCAACGACCAGCGGCTGGGACGGCTGTCGCTGGTGCGCAATCTGCTGGATCGTTTGCCGGATACGCGCGTAAACGAGCCGGTGCTGGACCTGCCGAAGCTGAAGGGCAAGCTGCATGTGGAGCACTACGACGTGCTCAAGCCGATCGAGGACTTCCCTGTCGAGTAG